A single window of Pseudarthrobacter defluvii DNA harbors:
- the metE gene encoding 5-methyltetrahydropteroyltriglutamate--homocysteine S-methyltransferase: protein MPENSTPFPSASILGYPRIGRRRELKKAVEAYWAGRIDAAALDAAAKDIQLATAKRLQELGLTEPAAVPGTFSFYDQVLDTTAHLGAVPGRFGKLLNDQGQLDIDGYFTLARGTKEQQPLEMTKWFDTNYHYLVPEIGPETAFTLASSAKVDEFAFALANGIETRPYIVGPVTYLLLSKASDDAPAGFAPLSRLEDILPVYVQLLGKLAEAGAAWVQLDEPALVVDQDTPAAEIEAAVARAYEVLAAADNRPQILVSTPYGSLEGQLGTLAATNIDALHIDVFKGPVPAAAALAGLGNKTLVAGVVDGHNIWCNDLAASAAKLDQLKGAAGKLAVSTSTSTQHVPHDVAEETQLPQQLRSWFAFADQKAVEVTTLASYLADPGSAKAAIDEATTVIASRATADGVRRAAVRARTAALTGADFTRSDYTVREAAQEEALHLPPLPTTTIGSFPQTSEIRSARARNTKGELSDGQYEQLMKDEIKRVVDLQEELGFDVLVHGEPERNDMVQYFAENLEGFDVTVHGWVQSYGSRCTRPSILWGDVTRSAPITVKWAEYAQSLTSKPMKGMLTGPVTILAWSFVRDDQPLGETANQVGLALRDEIADLEAAGIKVIQVDEPALRELLPLRKADQADYLKWSVDSFRLATAGAADSTQIHTHLCYSEFGVIIDAIDGLDADVTSIEAARSRMEVVHDLESHGFGRGVGPGVYDIHSPRVPGEDEVTELLSTAVKHVPSRQLWVNPDCGLKTRGYAETEGSLRNLVKATQAVRAGLLQAAQ, encoded by the coding sequence ATGCCTGAAAACAGCACTCCCTTCCCCTCCGCATCAATCCTCGGTTACCCGAGGATCGGCCGCCGCCGCGAACTCAAGAAGGCCGTCGAAGCCTACTGGGCAGGCAGGATCGACGCCGCCGCCCTGGACGCCGCCGCAAAGGACATCCAGCTGGCCACCGCCAAACGCCTCCAGGAGCTCGGCCTCACCGAACCAGCCGCTGTCCCCGGCACCTTCTCCTTCTACGACCAGGTCCTGGACACCACCGCTCACCTCGGGGCTGTGCCGGGCCGCTTCGGAAAGCTCCTCAACGACCAGGGCCAGCTGGACATCGACGGCTACTTCACGCTTGCCCGCGGCACAAAGGAACAGCAGCCGTTGGAAATGACCAAGTGGTTCGATACCAACTACCACTACCTGGTGCCGGAAATCGGACCGGAGACCGCGTTCACCCTGGCCTCCTCCGCAAAGGTGGACGAGTTCGCCTTCGCCCTGGCCAACGGGATCGAAACCCGCCCCTACATCGTCGGCCCGGTCACCTACCTGCTGCTCTCCAAGGCTTCCGACGACGCCCCGGCCGGTTTCGCGCCGCTGTCCCGCCTCGAGGACATCCTGCCCGTCTACGTGCAGTTGCTCGGAAAGCTCGCCGAAGCCGGCGCCGCCTGGGTCCAGCTCGACGAACCCGCCCTGGTGGTTGACCAGGACACCCCGGCCGCCGAAATCGAAGCAGCCGTTGCCCGCGCCTACGAGGTCCTGGCCGCTGCGGACAACCGCCCCCAAATCCTTGTTTCCACTCCGTACGGCTCGCTCGAGGGACAGCTGGGCACCCTGGCCGCCACCAACATCGATGCCCTCCACATCGACGTCTTCAAAGGCCCCGTGCCCGCCGCCGCCGCACTGGCCGGCTTGGGCAACAAGACGCTGGTCGCCGGCGTCGTGGACGGCCACAACATCTGGTGCAACGACCTCGCTGCCTCCGCCGCCAAACTGGACCAACTGAAGGGCGCGGCCGGGAAGCTCGCCGTCTCCACGTCCACCTCCACCCAGCACGTTCCGCACGACGTCGCCGAGGAAACCCAGCTGCCCCAACAGCTCCGCAGCTGGTTTGCCTTCGCGGACCAGAAAGCCGTGGAGGTCACCACCCTCGCGTCCTACCTGGCAGATCCCGGCTCCGCGAAGGCAGCCATCGATGAGGCAACCACCGTGATCGCTTCCCGTGCCACCGCAGACGGTGTCCGCCGCGCGGCTGTCCGGGCCCGCACCGCAGCGCTGACCGGTGCAGACTTTACCCGCTCCGACTACACCGTTCGGGAGGCAGCCCAGGAAGAGGCCCTGCACCTGCCGCCGCTGCCCACCACCACCATCGGCTCCTTCCCCCAGACCTCTGAGATCCGCTCTGCCCGTGCGCGCAACACCAAGGGTGAACTGAGCGATGGGCAGTACGAACAGCTCATGAAGGACGAGATCAAGCGCGTGGTGGACCTGCAGGAAGAGCTGGGCTTCGACGTCCTGGTGCACGGTGAGCCCGAGCGCAACGACATGGTGCAGTACTTCGCCGAGAACCTTGAGGGCTTCGACGTCACGGTGCACGGCTGGGTCCAGTCCTACGGTTCACGCTGTACCCGCCCGTCGATCCTCTGGGGCGACGTCACCCGCAGCGCCCCCATCACCGTCAAGTGGGCGGAGTACGCGCAGTCGCTGACCAGCAAGCCGATGAAGGGCATGCTCACCGGTCCGGTCACCATCCTGGCCTGGTCCTTCGTTCGCGATGACCAGCCGCTGGGCGAAACGGCCAACCAGGTGGGCCTGGCGCTGCGGGACGAGATTGCCGACCTCGAAGCCGCCGGCATCAAGGTGATCCAGGTGGACGAGCCCGCACTGCGTGAACTGCTGCCGCTGCGCAAGGCAGACCAGGCTGACTACCTTAAGTGGTCGGTGGACTCCTTCCGCCTGGCCACCGCCGGTGCCGCCGATTCCACCCAGATCCACACCCACCTCTGCTACTCGGAATTCGGCGTGATCATCGACGCGATCGACGGCCTGGACGCCGACGTGACCTCAATCGAGGCCGCGCGCTCCCGCATGGAAGTGGTCCACGACCTCGAATCCCATGGTTTCGGCCGCGGCGTTGGTCCGGGCGTTTACGACATCCACTCTCCGCGGGTCCCGGGAGAGGACGAGGTCACCGAACTGCTGTCCACCGCCGTCAAGCACGTTCCGTCCCGCCAGCTCTGGGTCAACCCGGACTGCGGCCTGAAGACCCGCGGCTACGCCGAGACCGAAGGGTCCCTCCGCAACCTGGTCAAGGCCACCCAGGCGGTCCGCGCGGGCCTGCTGCAAGCGGCGCAGTAA
- a CDS encoding DUF1365 domain-containing protein, with product MTMDASIYRTSISHVRRSPLKNAFTYRSYSWFVDVDALPRLPLLLRPLAVFRAGDHLGDPAASIRSNVERYLRTQGVEPDGGPIHMLTSARVFGYVFNPLTLFWCYRSSGELQCVVAEVHNTYGERHCYLLRTDAAGRASVPKAFYVSPFNDVGGQYRMKLPAPGDRLAVSIVLDREGQRPFVATMDGRRRQATVRNILAAALTVPVAPLLVSALIRVQGIKLWARHLPVVARPHHPSQEAVQ from the coding sequence ATGACCATGGACGCCTCGATTTACCGCACGTCCATCTCCCACGTGCGGCGCAGCCCTTTGAAGAACGCCTTCACGTACCGGAGCTACAGCTGGTTCGTGGACGTGGACGCCCTTCCGCGGCTGCCGCTCCTGCTCCGGCCGCTGGCAGTCTTTCGTGCCGGGGACCACTTGGGTGACCCGGCCGCCAGCATCCGCTCCAACGTGGAACGGTACCTGCGGACCCAGGGCGTCGAGCCCGACGGCGGGCCCATCCACATGCTGACCAGCGCCAGGGTGTTTGGGTACGTCTTCAACCCGCTCACCCTGTTCTGGTGCTACCGCTCCAGCGGAGAACTTCAGTGCGTTGTGGCCGAGGTCCACAACACCTACGGGGAGCGGCACTGCTACCTGCTGCGAACCGACGCTGCCGGGCGGGCCTCCGTGCCGAAGGCGTTCTACGTTTCACCCTTCAACGACGTCGGCGGGCAGTACCGGATGAAGCTTCCGGCGCCGGGGGACCGGCTGGCGGTATCCATCGTCCTGGACCGCGAAGGGCAGCGGCCCTTCGTGGCCACCATGGACGGCCGGCGGAGGCAGGCCACCGTCCGGAACATCCTGGCGGCGGCCTTGACGGTGCCCGTCGCGCCGCTGCTGGTATCGGCCCTGATCCGCGTACAGGGCATTAAACTCTGGGCAAGACACCTGCCTGTCGTCGCCAGACCACACCACCCCTCACAGGAGGCAGTTCAATGA
- a CDS encoding NAD(P)/FAD-dependent oxidoreductase, producing the protein MSLNPAGSAGGRRRIAVIGSGVAGLTAAYVLNRQDDVTLFEADSRLGGHAHTHDMPQPDGGVIGVDTGFIVHNERTYPTLLRLFAELGVETQDSEMSMSIRCDGCGLEYAGARDGARGIIAKPSSLLRGRYLLMLLEVTRFYRKARELLRTAPPSAVSDDVDVPELTLGAFLERENFSPYFISHFMTPVVSAVWSCDPTTALAYPARYLFTFLCHHGMLGIKGSPQWRTVTGGSARYVEKLAATLADVRLNTPVTAIRRTPDGVEVASAGGLEDYDAVVIATHPAQALGFLADATPGEKEALGGMPYSVNHTVFHQDPAVLPAADNAKASWNYRLPACDARPDKVLVSYDLTRLQRLTPADGRPYLVSLGESELIGDDAVLERMVYEHPQYTPESLKAQRAIAALGDSRIAYAGAYLGWGFHEDGALSGVRAAGKLGRTWPVVLAGDSGGAAGDGERELAAEPA; encoded by the coding sequence TTGTCACTTAACCCAGCAGGAAGTGCAGGCGGGCGGCGGCGCATCGCCGTGATTGGCAGCGGCGTTGCAGGACTGACGGCTGCTTACGTTCTCAACAGGCAGGACGATGTCACCTTGTTTGAGGCAGACTCGCGGCTGGGTGGCCACGCCCACACCCACGACATGCCGCAGCCTGATGGTGGAGTCATCGGGGTGGACACCGGGTTCATTGTCCATAACGAGCGCACCTATCCCACCCTGCTGCGGCTGTTCGCCGAGCTCGGCGTGGAGACGCAGGACTCGGAGATGAGCATGTCCATCCGCTGCGACGGGTGCGGCCTGGAGTACGCAGGAGCCCGCGATGGTGCCCGGGGGATCATCGCCAAGCCCTCCAGCCTGCTGCGTGGCCGCTACCTGCTGATGCTGCTGGAGGTCACCCGCTTCTACCGGAAGGCGAGGGAACTGCTCAGGACGGCGCCGCCGTCGGCCGTCAGCGACGACGTGGACGTGCCGGAACTGACGCTGGGTGCCTTCCTGGAGCGGGAGAACTTCAGCCCCTATTTCATCTCCCACTTCATGACCCCCGTGGTCAGTGCCGTCTGGTCCTGCGACCCCACCACGGCCCTGGCCTATCCCGCGCGCTATCTTTTCACGTTCCTTTGCCACCACGGGATGCTGGGCATCAAAGGCTCGCCCCAATGGCGCACGGTGACCGGCGGCTCCGCCCGGTACGTCGAAAAGCTCGCCGCGACACTCGCCGACGTCCGGCTGAACACGCCGGTCACGGCCATCCGCAGGACTCCTGACGGGGTGGAAGTCGCAAGTGCCGGCGGCCTGGAAGACTACGACGCCGTCGTCATCGCCACCCACCCAGCGCAGGCACTCGGGTTCCTTGCGGACGCCACCCCCGGGGAAAAGGAGGCGCTGGGCGGCATGCCGTACTCGGTGAACCACACCGTGTTCCACCAGGACCCGGCCGTGCTGCCGGCGGCGGACAATGCCAAGGCGTCCTGGAACTACCGCCTTCCTGCCTGCGACGCGCGCCCGGACAAAGTCCTGGTGAGCTACGACCTGACCCGGCTGCAGCGGCTCACACCGGCCGACGGCCGGCCCTACCTGGTGAGCCTGGGCGAATCGGAGCTGATCGGCGACGACGCAGTGCTGGAGCGGATGGTGTACGAACACCCGCAGTACACCCCGGAATCCCTGAAGGCACAGCGGGCCATCGCGGCGCTGGGCGACAGCCGGATCGCATACGCGGGGGCGTACCTCGGCTGGGGCTTCCACGAGGACGGGGCGCTTTCCGGCGTGCGGGCCGCCGGGAAGCTGGGACGCACGTGGCCCGTGGTCCTGGCCGGCGACTCCGGCGGAGCCGCTGGTGACGGGGAGCGGGAACTCGCCGCGGAACCTGCATGA
- a CDS encoding class I SAM-dependent methyltransferase, translating to MTMTDDNGTASRIEDRTTGQAAGHAPAAWGATRVPASPATIDANRWPGVATPPSGFKAEVAGKAAGLLFKGAAKRLPIRVKYPDGTVLGGGGPEAPVMTMVRPGAFENRIGDNGLIGLGESFMAGDWEASDLAAVLEVFAASVDTLIPVPLQKLRSLYLPRTPRQERNAEQNTRSNISRHYDLSNELFSNFLDATMSYSSALFPEKAGPLSSVTWDFLAEAQRAKIDRLLDKAGVGEGTRLLEIGTGWGELALRAAARGATVYSVTLSSEQQALAQSRIADAGFADRVTVALQDYRAVEGEYDAVVSVEMIEAVGYEYWPIYFQTIDRVLAPGGKVAIQAITMPHGRMLATRNAYTWVHKYIFPGGFLPSVRAIEGVTQQHTFLRVRERMGMGDHYAATLRLWEERFLARSREVGELGFDAVFQRMWLFYLCYSRAGFQSGYLDVQQIVLDRREAQL from the coding sequence ATGACAATGACTGACGATAACGGCACCGCTTCCCGCATCGAGGACCGGACCACGGGCCAAGCGGCCGGGCACGCTCCCGCAGCGTGGGGCGCAACCCGGGTGCCGGCGTCGCCCGCCACCATCGATGCCAACCGCTGGCCCGGTGTTGCCACCCCGCCGTCGGGCTTCAAGGCTGAAGTGGCAGGGAAGGCCGCCGGCCTGCTGTTCAAAGGGGCGGCCAAGCGGCTGCCGATCCGGGTGAAATACCCGGACGGTACGGTCCTTGGAGGCGGCGGACCGGAGGCCCCGGTGATGACCATGGTGCGGCCGGGGGCCTTCGAGAACCGGATCGGCGACAACGGCCTGATCGGCTTGGGTGAGTCCTTCATGGCCGGCGACTGGGAGGCATCGGACCTGGCCGCGGTACTGGAAGTCTTCGCTGCCTCCGTGGACACGCTGATTCCCGTGCCGCTGCAGAAGCTGCGCTCGCTGTACCTGCCCCGGACGCCGCGCCAGGAACGCAACGCCGAACAGAACACCCGCAGCAACATCTCCCGGCACTACGACCTCTCCAACGAGCTGTTTTCCAACTTCCTGGACGCCACCATGAGCTACTCGTCAGCGTTGTTCCCGGAGAAAGCCGGGCCGTTGTCCTCCGTGACCTGGGATTTCCTGGCGGAGGCGCAGCGGGCCAAGATCGACCGGCTGCTGGACAAGGCTGGCGTGGGCGAGGGGACCCGGCTGTTGGAAATCGGCACCGGCTGGGGCGAACTGGCTCTGCGTGCCGCTGCCCGCGGCGCCACTGTCTATTCCGTCACTCTGTCCAGTGAGCAGCAGGCGCTGGCCCAGTCACGGATTGCGGATGCAGGGTTCGCGGACCGCGTGACGGTTGCCCTGCAGGACTACCGCGCGGTGGAAGGCGAGTACGACGCCGTGGTGTCGGTGGAGATGATCGAGGCCGTGGGGTATGAATACTGGCCCATCTACTTCCAGACGATTGACCGCGTCCTGGCCCCGGGCGGAAAGGTGGCCATCCAGGCCATCACCATGCCGCATGGGCGGATGCTCGCCACCCGCAACGCCTACACGTGGGTGCACAAGTACATCTTCCCCGGCGGCTTCCTGCCGTCCGTCCGCGCCATTGAAGGCGTGACCCAGCAGCACACTTTCCTGCGCGTGCGTGAGCGCATGGGAATGGGTGACCACTACGCCGCCACCCTGCGGCTGTGGGAGGAACGGTTCCTTGCGCGGTCCAGGGAGGTGGGGGAGCTGGGCTTCGATGCGGTGTTCCAGCGGATGTGGCTGTTCTACCTCTGCTACTCGCGCGCCGGTTTCCAGTCGGGGTACCTGGACGTTCAGCAGATTGTGCTGGACCGCCGGGAGGCGCAGCTCTAG
- a CDS encoding DUF2004 domain-containing protein, protein MNKVASQHFGEIELNHGMDHLFAAKHELRGHPLELDLNINAHDHFDEAALRKVEYRLRFLPELVDEVRAMIAEELEQEGTSPQEYLHFHCNALKDEHLHKVFGVQDRKQLTNEVFLKALKLGHVAIYPGQPERYFVLDFTLGEHFTDEVLVACADQDGVVDDEIVWES, encoded by the coding sequence ATGAACAAGGTAGCGAGCCAGCACTTTGGGGAGATTGAGCTCAACCACGGGATGGACCATCTCTTCGCCGCGAAGCATGAACTGCGCGGCCACCCGCTGGAACTCGACCTGAACATCAATGCGCACGACCACTTTGACGAAGCCGCGCTCCGCAAAGTGGAGTACCGGCTGCGCTTCCTCCCGGAGCTCGTGGACGAGGTCCGGGCCATGATCGCGGAGGAGCTTGAGCAGGAGGGCACCAGCCCCCAGGAGTACCTGCACTTCCACTGCAACGCGCTCAAGGATGAGCACCTGCACAAGGTGTTCGGCGTCCAGGACCGCAAACAGCTCACCAACGAGGTCTTCCTCAAAGCCCTCAAGCTGGGCCACGTGGCCATCTACCCCGGCCAGCCGGAACGCTACTTCGTTTTGGATTTCACCCTTGGCGAGCATTTCACCGATGAGGTCCTGGTGGCCTGCGCCGACCAGGACGGCGTAGTTGACGACGAAATTGTCTGGGAGTCCTAA
- a CDS encoding methylenetetrahydrofolate reductase, whose translation MSPPSLIDAHPKLSDTAPVALSYELFPPRSPAAAETLWTTIRELETTEPDYVSVTYGASGSNRDTAVELINRLLVETTLRPLAHLTCVGNTPQELAAIIGELLDIGVRGILALRGDLPSDGAVPAAGSLRYAQDLIELIRRVEQRRTALLCAGKIAVGVAAYPTRHPESPSEEHDVEVLLAKQRSGADFAITQVFFEAAQYADLLTRARRAGVTIPIIPGVMPFTSLRRLNRLGELAGVAPAPKLMERLAAADNDIERLHIGVDATVDLANAALDAGAPGIHIYTFNEHQSALEVLDKLALPRHHRSGHRRSAAARHQLAS comes from the coding sequence ATGTCACCACCAAGCCTTATTGACGCACACCCGAAACTTTCCGACACCGCTCCGGTGGCACTCTCGTACGAGCTGTTCCCGCCGCGTTCACCCGCAGCTGCGGAGACCCTGTGGACCACCATCCGCGAGCTGGAGACCACTGAGCCGGACTACGTCTCGGTAACCTATGGCGCCAGCGGATCCAACCGGGATACCGCCGTCGAACTCATCAACCGGCTCCTGGTCGAGACCACGCTCCGGCCGCTGGCCCACCTGACCTGCGTAGGCAACACACCGCAAGAGCTCGCCGCCATCATCGGCGAACTGCTGGACATTGGGGTGCGGGGCATCCTTGCCCTGCGCGGCGACCTCCCCAGCGACGGCGCCGTGCCGGCAGCCGGTTCCCTGCGGTACGCCCAGGACCTGATTGAGCTCATCCGGCGGGTCGAGCAACGCAGGACGGCATTGCTGTGCGCCGGAAAGATCGCGGTGGGTGTGGCAGCGTACCCCACCCGTCACCCTGAGTCACCCAGCGAGGAGCACGACGTCGAGGTGCTGCTCGCGAAGCAACGGTCCGGCGCCGACTTCGCCATCACCCAGGTGTTCTTCGAGGCGGCACAGTACGCGGACCTCCTCACCCGTGCTCGCCGGGCCGGCGTGACGATTCCCATCATCCCTGGCGTCATGCCGTTCACCAGCCTCCGGCGCCTCAACCGGCTCGGGGAACTGGCGGGAGTGGCACCGGCACCCAAACTGATGGAACGCCTGGCTGCTGCCGACAATGACATAGAACGCCTCCACATCGGCGTTGACGCCACCGTGGACCTGGCGAACGCTGCCCTCGACGCAGGCGCCCCCGGCATCCACATCTACACCTTCAACGAGCACCAAAGCGCGCTGGAGGTGCTGGACAAGCTGGCCCTGCCACGCCACCACCGCAGCGGCCACCGCCGGAGCGCCGCCGCCCGGCACCAGCTGGCCAGCTAA
- a CDS encoding LysR family transcriptional regulator, translating to MVNPVHLKTLLEVTRLGSFAAAAATLGYTASAVSQQMSALERETGVTLFQRSARAVVPTEAAVVMTRHAAKVLTDIEALMAAASRTQDTGSQELRLGIFPSLATYVLPRILKNPAWKKLGIDLRVSVAEPGQTIQGLRTGGDLDLAVVFQVGQTGFAWPNTINRQWIGDDDFRVVLPAGWGFRADAKVAADHLSEMPWIMHHPGTSDAMVIERLFAGCNLHPRVVAHSDDFHASLEMAAAGLGAALVPELALRNKPSGVVVLDVPEIRLARNVFALLINERKTARVQLFVDLLAETLAGMRTAVN from the coding sequence GTGGTAAATCCCGTGCACCTGAAGACCCTCCTGGAGGTCACGCGGTTGGGCTCATTCGCTGCCGCAGCCGCAACGCTTGGCTACACGGCCTCGGCTGTCTCGCAGCAGATGTCCGCGCTGGAGCGCGAAACGGGCGTAACCCTCTTCCAGCGGTCGGCGCGCGCCGTGGTCCCTACGGAAGCCGCCGTCGTCATGACCCGGCACGCCGCCAAGGTCCTCACGGACATCGAGGCACTCATGGCCGCCGCGTCAAGGACGCAGGACACCGGAAGCCAGGAACTCCGGCTCGGCATCTTTCCCAGCCTGGCCACGTACGTCCTGCCCCGGATCCTCAAGAACCCTGCCTGGAAGAAGCTCGGCATTGACCTGCGGGTGTCCGTCGCGGAGCCCGGCCAGACCATCCAGGGGCTGCGGACAGGCGGCGACCTGGACCTGGCGGTGGTGTTCCAGGTGGGCCAGACCGGGTTTGCCTGGCCCAACACCATCAACCGGCAATGGATCGGCGATGACGACTTCCGGGTGGTTCTGCCGGCAGGCTGGGGCTTCCGGGCCGACGCCAAGGTGGCCGCGGACCATCTGTCGGAGATGCCGTGGATCATGCACCATCCCGGCACCAGCGATGCCATGGTGATCGAACGGCTGTTCGCCGGCTGCAACCTGCATCCCAGGGTGGTGGCGCACAGTGACGACTTCCATGCCAGCCTGGAGATGGCCGCGGCGGGGCTGGGCGCTGCCCTGGTTCCGGAGTTGGCGCTGCGGAACAAACCGTCGGGCGTGGTGGTGCTGGACGTGCCCGAGATCCGGCTCGCCCGGAACGTGTTTGCGCTGCTGATCAACGAACGGAAGACGGCGCGGGTGCAGCTTTTCGTCGACCTGCTGGCCGAAACCCTTGCCGGGATGCGCACCGCGGTGAATTAG
- a CDS encoding vWA domain-containing protein, which translates to MFWWLLPLAAVATGAAVWFALLGSRRSNARRRPVAHADRLTALPEYQSALRRYRRWLALAGTALALLLASTAVAAARPVAVDTVRPEQHNRDIMLCLDASGSMSTADAAVVDVFAELAREFDGERIGLTIFDSSAIQVFPLTDDYAYAQEQLKSAKDAFDGKPGSSGFLDGTWNGRGSSLIGDGLASCLNSFAGAGESAAATGTGTGGETTSQRSRSVVLATDNFLSGKPIMTLDQASRLARERSVRVYALNPGDLDYGHGPDQPGAQLRAAAETTGGSYHALDSPDAVAGIVAGIEQTETSAIQGAPRAVFADVPGLPLALALLSALALCAALWRLQPSRFRSQAWLRRTAIVLLVLAAGLRPHLPGGSVQAASADLNVFFVVDTTTSMVAEDHGNGSPRLEGVRRDIMAIAEQLPGARFSVITFDTTAHVRMPLSTDTLALQTITEVLEPQVTAYAKGSSITAARQVLSERLAAARDSHPDRPRLVYYLGDGEQTSGKEPQAMSVDGGLVAGGAVLGYGTAEGGRMKENTGPEGNTAYDGGNGTGGASGTPGGRYVQDNRPGSTGDALSMIDEGRLRTVAGQLGVPYVHRAADAPAGDMMQQAHPGRAERIDDGGPLTAGTELYWIFAAGAFLLALPEAVALVRQVRGLRSLKESGR; encoded by the coding sequence ATGTTCTGGTGGCTGCTGCCGCTAGCTGCGGTTGCCACGGGTGCGGCGGTGTGGTTCGCGCTGCTCGGCAGCAGGCGGAGTAACGCACGACGACGGCCGGTGGCGCACGCGGACAGGCTCACCGCGCTGCCGGAATACCAGTCAGCCCTGCGTCGGTACCGGCGGTGGCTGGCCCTGGCAGGAACCGCGCTGGCCCTGTTGCTGGCGTCCACCGCGGTAGCCGCAGCCCGGCCTGTCGCTGTGGACACCGTCAGGCCGGAGCAGCACAACCGCGACATCATGCTCTGCCTGGACGCCTCCGGTTCCATGAGCACCGCTGACGCAGCAGTCGTGGACGTGTTCGCCGAACTGGCGCGGGAATTCGACGGCGAGCGGATCGGCCTGACCATCTTCGACAGCAGCGCCATCCAGGTCTTTCCCCTGACGGACGACTACGCCTACGCCCAGGAACAGCTCAAGAGCGCCAAGGACGCCTTCGACGGCAAACCCGGAAGCTCCGGATTCCTGGACGGCACGTGGAACGGCAGGGGATCGTCGCTGATTGGGGACGGCCTGGCGTCCTGCCTCAACAGTTTCGCTGGTGCCGGCGAATCCGCGGCTGCCACGGGTACGGGAACGGGCGGGGAAACCACCTCCCAGCGCTCGCGGTCCGTGGTGCTGGCAACGGACAACTTCCTGTCCGGCAAGCCGATCATGACCCTGGACCAGGCGTCCCGGCTGGCCCGTGAGCGGTCCGTCCGTGTCTACGCACTGAACCCGGGCGACCTGGACTACGGCCACGGTCCCGACCAGCCGGGTGCCCAGCTGCGGGCCGCCGCAGAGACGACGGGCGGAAGCTATCACGCCCTGGACAGCCCGGACGCCGTGGCCGGGATTGTTGCAGGCATCGAGCAGACAGAGACGTCAGCAATCCAGGGGGCGCCAAGGGCCGTGTTCGCGGACGTACCCGGCCTGCCACTGGCACTGGCGCTGCTTTCGGCGCTTGCCCTCTGCGCCGCTCTGTGGCGGCTGCAGCCCAGCCGATTCCGCAGCCAGGCCTGGCTGCGGCGCACCGCCATTGTCCTGCTGGTGTTGGCGGCAGGCCTCCGGCCCCACCTGCCCGGCGGGTCCGTCCAGGCCGCCAGCGCCGATCTCAACGTGTTCTTCGTGGTGGACACCACCACCAGCATGGTGGCCGAGGACCACGGCAACGGAAGCCCGCGGCTGGAGGGCGTCCGCAGGGACATCATGGCCATCGCCGAACAGCTGCCCGGCGCCCGCTTCTCCGTCATCACCTTCGACACCACGGCGCACGTCCGCATGCCACTCAGCACAGACACCCTGGCCCTGCAGACGATTACGGAAGTCCTGGAACCCCAGGTGACCGCCTACGCGAAGGGCAGCAGCATCACCGCCGCACGGCAGGTGCTTTCCGAACGGCTGGCAGCAGCCAGGGACAGCCACCCGGACAGGCCCCGGCTGGTGTACTACCTGGGCGACGGTGAGCAGACCAGCGGCAAGGAACCCCAGGCCATGTCGGTCGACGGCGGGCTGGTGGCCGGGGGAGCGGTGCTGGGGTACGGCACAGCCGAAGGCGGCCGGATGAAGGAGAACACCGGGCCGGAAGGGAACACAGCGTACGACGGCGGGAACGGCACCGGAGGCGCATCCGGCACCCCTGGCGGGCGCTATGTGCAGGACAACCGGCCCGGCAGCACCGGGGATGCACTGTCCATGATCGACGAGGGGCGGTTGCGGACTGTCGCCGGCCAGCTTGGCGTGCCTTATGTCCACCGCGCCGCCGACGCTCCAGCGGGGGACATGATGCAGCAGGCCCACCCCGGCCGGGCGGAACGTATCGACGATGGCGGGCCGCTGACGGCCGGAACCGAGCTGTACTGGATCTTCGCTGCGGGCGCCTTCCTGCTGGCCCTGCCGGAAGCCGTTGCACTCGTGCGGCAGGTTCGCGGGCTCCGGTCCCTGAAGGAGTCCGGGCGATGA